CTCCAAGGATCTGGGCCTGAAGATGCTCGCCCCCGACACGTTCCTGAACGCGATCAACGAGGGTGCCGACCCGTCGGCCAAGGACAAGGCCACCATCGACCAGCAGATCAAGAAGAAGCAGATCAAGGTCTACGTCTACAACAGCCAGAACTCCACCCCGGATGTGCAGGCGCAGGTCAAGGAGGCCAAGGCGCAGGGCATCCCGGTGGTTACCGTCACCGAGACCCTCGCCCCCGCAGGTGCCTCCTTCCAGGAGTGGCAGACCGGCCAACTCCGTGACCTCGAGCGGGCCCTGGCCAAGGCGACCGGGAAGTAAGCGGGGGAGCGCGCGGCCATGCTGCATCCGATTGCGAAGGCCCATGAGATGGCGGGACACGCTGGTCACACCGTCCCGCCACCCCGGACGGCGGCTTCCGAGGCATCCCCAACTCCGGCGTCTGCGGATGCCCCCGTACTCGACCTGTGCGGCGCGGCCGTCCGCGTGGCGGGCCGCACCCTGTGGTCCGGGGTGGACCTTCGCGTCGGGGCAGGGGAGTTCGTCGCCGTCCTCGGGCCGAACGGGGCCGGCAAGTCCACCCTGATCAAGGTGCTGCTCGGCATGCTGCCCGCGGCCGGCGGAGAGATACGAGTCCTCGGCGCCCGGCCGGGACAGACGAACCACCGCATCGGCTACCTGCCGCAGCGCCGCAGCTTCGACGCATCGCTGCGGATCCGCGGTATCGACGTCGTACGGCTCGGGCTGGACGGCGACCGCTGGGGCCTGCCGATGCCGTCGTTCGGCGCCCGGCGACGGGCGGCCCGTCAACGCGTCGACGAGGTCATCGAACTGGTCGGGGCGTCGGCGTACGCACACCGGCCCATCGGCCACTGCTCCGGGGGCGAGCAGCAGCGGCTGCTGATCGCCCAGGCCCTGGTCCGCAGGCCCCAACTACTCTTGCTGGACGAGCCGTTGGACAGCCTGGACCTGCCCAACCAGAGCGCGATCACGGCACTGATCAGCCGGATCCGCCACGAGGAGAACGTGGCGGTCGTCATGGTCGCGCATGACGTCAACCCGATCCTGCCTCACCTCGACCAGGTGGTGTATCTCGCCGAAGGCGGTGCGGCGAGCGGCACGCCGGAGGACGTCATCACCTCACCGACGCTGACGAAGCTCCACGGCACTCCGGTCGAGGTACTGCGGACGTCCGACGGCCGACTCGTTGCCGTCGGCCAGCCGGAGGCGCCGGCCGTGCACACGGACCGGCATGGCGACCGGCGCGCCTCTGGACTTTGTGCCGGAGGTGAACGTGCTGCCGGCTGAGCTGGGCGCCGCACCCGTCTGGTCGTGGAATCTGATCACGGACGTTCAGGAGATGTGGTCGTTCCCCTTCATGGTCACCGCCTTTCGCGCCGGCGCGGTCGTCGCCGTCGTGTCCGCGGTCATGGGCTATTTCGTGGTGCTGCGGCGTCAGACCTTCGCCGCTCACACCCTCTCCACCGTTGCGTTCCCGGGTGCGGCCGGAGCTGTGCTGTTCGGCTTCAGCGCGGTCTACGGCTACTTCGCCGTCTGTGTCGCCGCCGCCATGGTCATCGCGGCCATCGGATGGCGCGGTGGGGGAGGGGGAGCGGACGAGTCCGCGCTCACCGGGACGGTGCAGGCATTCCTGCTCGCCGCCGGGTTCCTCTTCATCACCCTGTACAAAGGGCTGTTGGGCGGTCCGCAGACCATCCTGTTCGGCACCTTCCTGGGCATCACCACCTCCCAGGTGAACGTACTGCTAGGTGTGGGGGCGGTGGTGCTGGCGGTGCTGGCGGTGATCGGACGGCCGCTGCTGTTCGCCTCCGTCGATCCGCAGGCCGCCGCCGGGCGCGGAGTGCCGGTCCGCGCGCTGTCCGTCACCTTCCTCGTCCTGCTCGGTGCGGCGACCGCCGAGGCGAGCCAGATCACCGGAACCCTGGTGGTGTTCGCGCTCATGGTCATCCCCGCCGCGACCGCCCAGACCGTGACCGGCCGCCCCAGTACCGGCCTCGCCCTCTCCGTACTCTTGGCCCTCGCCGCCACCTTGCTCGGCCTGACCACCGCCTACTACCGGCCTTACCCTTTGGGCTTCTTCGTGACCTCGTACGCCTTCGCCGGCTATCTGCTGGCCCGGTCCGGACGCGCACTGCACACCCGTCTCAGCCGGACCGGTATACCCCGCCAGAGCAAGGGGGCCACGGCATGACCGCACTGCTGACCGCCTCGGCGCCGCTCGTTCAGCCCTTCCTCCAACACGCCGTCCTGGCCGGCACCGCCATCGCGGCGGCCTCGGGACTCGTCGGTCACTTCCTGGTCCTGCGCGCCCAGATCTTCACCGCCGACGCCCTCAGTCATGTCACGCTCACCGGAGCGATGGCCGCCCTCGCTTTCGGCTACGACCTGCGCATCGGCCTGTTCGTGTCCACCGTCGGCATCGCCCTGCTCTTCGGCACACTGGGGCGCAAGGCCCGGCCCGACGACGTGGTCATCGGGAGCGTCTTCTCCTGGATCCTGGGCCTGGGCGCCTTCTTCATCACCCTGTACACCACCTCCCGGAGCACGACCAACGGCCATGCCGGCGTCAGCGTCCTCTTCGGCTCGATCTTCGGTCTCTCGGCCGGGAGCGCGTCCCTCGCGGCCCTGATCGCCGCCGGAATCTGCCTGCTGATGCTGCTCATCGCCCGCCCGCTCCTGTTCGCGACGCTGGACGAGGCCGTGGCCGCGGCCCGCGGAGTGCCCGTACGGACGCTGGGCTTCGGCTTCCTCGCACTGACCGGCATTTGCGCGGCCGAGGCCACCCAGGCGGTCGGCTCACTGCTGCTGCTCGGTTTGCTTGCGGCCCCCGCCGGAGCCGCCGCGCGACTGACCGACCGCCCGTACGCGGCACTTGCGCTCTCCGCGCTCTTGGCGGTGCTCGAGATGTGGGCCGGCCTCGCT
This Streptomyces decoyicus DNA region includes the following protein-coding sequences:
- a CDS encoding metal ABC transporter ATP-binding protein: MLHPIAKAHEMAGHAGHTVPPPRTAASEASPTPASADAPVLDLCGAAVRVAGRTLWSGVDLRVGAGEFVAVLGPNGAGKSTLIKVLLGMLPAAGGEIRVLGARPGQTNHRIGYLPQRRSFDASLRIRGIDVVRLGLDGDRWGLPMPSFGARRRAARQRVDEVIELVGASAYAHRPIGHCSGGEQQRLLIAQALVRRPQLLLLDEPLDSLDLPNQSAITALISRIRHEENVAVVMVAHDVNPILPHLDQVVYLAEGGAASGTPEDVITSPTLTKLHGTPVEVLRTSDGRLVAVGQPEAPAVHTDRHGDRRASGLCAGGERAAG
- a CDS encoding metal ABC transporter permease, yielding MLPAELGAAPVWSWNLITDVQEMWSFPFMVTAFRAGAVVAVVSAVMGYFVVLRRQTFAAHTLSTVAFPGAAGAVLFGFSAVYGYFAVCVAAAMVIAAIGWRGGGGGADESALTGTVQAFLLAAGFLFITLYKGLLGGPQTILFGTFLGITTSQVNVLLGVGAVVLAVLAVIGRPLLFASVDPQAAAGRGVPVRALSVTFLVLLGAATAEASQITGTLVVFALMVIPAATAQTVTGRPSTGLALSVLLALAATLLGLTTAYYRPYPLGFFVTSYAFAGYLLARSGRALHTRLSRTGIPRQSKGATA
- a CDS encoding metal ABC transporter permease, whose translation is MTALLTASAPLVQPFLQHAVLAGTAIAAASGLVGHFLVLRAQIFTADALSHVTLTGAMAALAFGYDLRIGLFVSTVGIALLFGTLGRKARPDDVVIGSVFSWILGLGAFFITLYTTSRSTTNGHAGVSVLFGSIFGLSAGSASLAALIAAGICLLMLLIARPLLFATLDEAVAAARGVPVRTLGFGFLALTGICAAEATQAVGSLLLLGLLAAPAGAAARLTDRPYAALALSALLAVLEMWAGLAASCVLPEVPPSFAILAAATAVYAATFVVRRPGARKRLRPRTGPPGIWGLTAR